The Pangasianodon hypophthalmus isolate fPanHyp1 chromosome 5, fPanHyp1.pri, whole genome shotgun sequence genome includes a window with the following:
- the si:ch211-214p13.8 gene encoding B- and T-lymphocyte attenuator produces the protein MARPVLFFISVVNSILVVFILLVPVATQGQIASCVPEIKVRKNTLYTASSESKLNISCPVTYCEEIPAVGWIKIDNKNNFIRISGTNQVTITQEQTGLKDITSHMIFWNISTDDNGIYRCMISASNFSLESHNINVNVSVSSYTTNTTNPDRFTEKLPSWLLYVFICSGILGLVMIVMLISFLCINRCSGKANSRRHKNATFCPKPLSATTSGKSQEIPEEQSNIYDTPTDDLYSDALYTGASQECTAVMGNGNRSGDGSQQIVYATLQHPTAQKPSAVRQQSREQLSEYASIRIG, from the exons ATGGCTAGACCAGTTCTGTTTTTTATCTCGGTAGTAAACAGCATACTTGTGGTTTTCATCCTCCTTGTACCTGTAGCTACACAAG GTCAGATTGCTTCGTGTGTCCCTGAAATCAAAGTTCGGAAGAACACTCTTTACACGGCCTCCAGTGAAAGCAAGTTAAACATCTCTTGCCCTGTGACATATTGTGAGGAGATTCCTGCTGTTGGATGGATTAAAAttgataataaaaacaattttatacGCATCAGTGGAACAAATCAAGTAACAATTACACAAGAACAAACAGGATTAAAAGACATTACCTCACACATGATCTTCTGGAACATATCAACAGATGATAATGGCATTTACAGATGTATGATTTCCGCATCTAACTTTTCATTAGAGAGCCACAACATTAATGTGAATGTTTCAG TTTCCAGCTACACCACCAATACAACTAACCCTGATAGATTTACAGAGAAGCTGCCAAGCTGGCTTCTGTATGTCTTCATCTGCTCAGGAATACTCGGCCTGGTCATGATTGTGATGTTGATCTCTTTCCTGTGCATAAATCGAT gttCAGGAAAAGCTAACAGCCGCAGACACAAA AATGCAACATTCTGTCCAAAGCCACTGAGCGCCACCACATCAGGAAAGTCCCAGGAAATTCCAGAAGAGCAAAGTAACATCTATGATACGCCTACAGATGATTTATATTCAGACGCTCTGTATACAGGGGCCAGTCAGGAATGCACAGCGGTCATGGGGAATGGAAACCGGAGTGGTGACGGGTCACAGCAGATTGTATACGCCACTCTTCAACATCCCACAGCCCAAAAACCTTCTGCAGTCCGCCAACAATCAAGAGAACAGCTATCAGAGTATGCATCCATCCGAATTGGCTAA